GATGACTTCTACGCCCTGCGGGAGCAGCAGGAGCGGGTGCGTCAGCGGGGGGCGGACCTGCTGCGGACTGCCACCACGGCACGGGACCGCATCCGGCGGAAACTGGCCATGCAGGAGAAGGACTACGCCGCCACACAGAACCGGGACCAGCTGCGGATCTACGGTGACCTGATCACCGCCAACCTCTACCGCATGGAGCGGGGGGCGGCCAGATTGGAGACAGAGAATTTCTATGACCCGGAGTGCCGCCCTGTCGCCATTCCCCTGGACCCGCTGCTGACGCCCCAGCAAAACGCCGCCAAATACTACAAGCGCTACACCAAGGCCAAGACGGCGGAGAAGTATCTGGCGGAGCAGATGGCCCTTGCCCGCCGGGACCTGGACTATCTGGAGAGTGTGCTGGAGGAGTTGAGCCGGGCAGAGACGGAACAGGACTTTTTGGACATCCGCGGCGAGCTGCGGGACGCGGGCTTCCTCCGCCGACAGGGAAAAAAGGAACAGAACCGGCCTGCAAAGCCTCTGGAGTTCCGCACCACCTCCGGCTTCCGGGTGCTGGTGGGGCGGAACAACCGCCAGAACGACAAGCTGACCCGCAGCGCGGACCACCGGGACATCTGGCTCCATACCCAGAAGATCCACGGTTCCCACGTGATCCTCTGCACAGGCGGCCGTGAGGTGGACGATGACACCATCGTGGAGGCGGCCAAGCTGGCGGCCTGGTTCTCCCAGGCCCGGGAGGGTGCCAACGTCCCCGTGGACTACACACCGGTGAAGAACGTGAAGAAGCCCGCCGGTGCCCGGCCCGGCATGGTGATCTACTCCACCTGCCGCACCGTGAACGTGGCG
This DNA window, taken from Dysosmobacter welbionis, encodes the following:
- a CDS encoding NFACT RNA binding domain-containing protein, yielding MGRNNRQNDKLTRSADHRDIWLHTQKIHGSHVILCTGGREVDDDTIVEAAKLAAWFSQAREGANVPVDYTPVKNVKKPAGARPGMVIYSTCRTVNVAPEEGLVKKLQLS